The Euphorbia lathyris chromosome 8, ddEupLath1.1, whole genome shotgun sequence genome has a window encoding:
- the LOC136202581 gene encoding uncharacterized protein isoform X2, producing MPRKINYGVDYYEDYDDYEDYDNYEDLEENEEAPEAKPAISTLGKWSCPICTYDNDESMSACDVCGVIRTPRAGDYKNTDSKAADSMCKDSGVSVMAKSLFGSLPQCPPQKPVVAQLREDKLKVAEGGYDLLKYPFKFDVPSPDDLVVSGLHSFKKGARAFSLNDKSTSASSGMNEKTGATNGRLSFKKLDNDPSLMAKSKQGNQDEITHARNGVAVVRSDSESSVSSSSLMPNSGSNVMGENNCLKDTALRVQSIDEMPKGKHKSIGDGSSSSIGGSFHKLTSELNTISMSDKSRNSSNLNEKKAKSRAQYQPDKWMLPVEADETVTQLNLAIVGHVDSGKSTLTGRLLHLRGRITQKQMHKFEKEAKLQGKGSFAYAWALDESSEERERGITMTVAVAYFDSKKYHVVVLDSPGHKDFVPNMISGATQADAAILVIDASLGAFEAGMDSKKGQTREHAQLIRSFGVDQIIVAINKMDAVGYSNNRFDFIRSELAAFLRSCGFKDSSVTWIPLSVMENQNLVSAPSDARLLSWYHGPCLLDAIDSFQPPSRDYSKPLLMPICDVTKLSSGGQVSACGKLEAGAIRTGTKVLVMPSGDIGTVRTLERDSQACSVARAGDNVAVGLASIDGSILMAGGVLCHPDFPVAVAKHLELKVLVLDFATPILVGSQLEFHLYHAKEAARVSKIVSLLDPKTGKVTKKAPRCLTPKQQAIIEVVLNGPICVEQFSNCKALGRVALRAMGRTIALGVVTRIIEQQE from the exons ATGCCTCGTAAAATAAACTATGGGGTGGATTACTACGAGGATTATGATGATTATGAAGATTATGACAATTATGAAGATTTAGAGGAAAATG AGGAAGCTCCAGAGGCTAAACCAGCAATTAGTACGCTTGGAAAATGGAGTTGCCCCATTTGCACTTATGACAATGATGAGAGCATGTCTGCATGTGACGTTTGTGGGGTGATTCGTACCCCTAGGGCAGGCGATTACAAGAATACTGATAGTAAAGCTG CTGACAGTATGTGCAAGGATTCTGGAGTATCTGTAATGGCCAAGTCTCTCTTTGGATCATTGCCGCAGTGTCCACCCCAGAAGCCTGTGGTAGCTCAATTGCGGGAAGATAAGTTAAAAGTGGCAGAAGGGGGCTATGATCTTCTCAAGT ATCCGTTCAAGTTTGATGTTCCATCTCCAGATGATCTAGTGGTAAGTGGATTGCATTCCTTCAAAAAGGGCGCAAGAG CATTTTCTCTGAACGACAAATCTACAAGTGCTTCTTCGGGCATGAATGAGAAAACTGGTGCTACTAATGGACGATTAAGTTTTAAAAAGTTGGATAATGATCCTTCATTGATGGCAAAAAGCAAACAAGGAAATCAAGACGAGATAACGCACGCAAGGAATGGAGTAGCTGTTGTGAGGTCAGATTCTGAAAGTTCAGTTAGCTCTTCGTCGTTGATGCCAAATTCTGGATCTAACGTCATGGGTGAGAACAATTGTTTAAAGGATACTGCACTGAGGGTCCAATCAATTGATGAAATGCCAAAAGGAAAACATAAAAGCATTGGTGATGGTAGCTCATCTTCAATTGGGGGTAGTTTTCATAAGCTTACCAGTGAATTGAACACGATTTCCATGTCTGATAAATCTAGAAACTCGAGTAATCTTAACGAGAAAAAAGCCAAGTCACGTGCACAGTATCAACCTGATAAATGGATGCTCCCGGTTgaagcagatgagactgtaacTCAACTGAATCTTGCGATT GTTGGCCATGTCGATTCTGGGAAGTCAACACTGACTGGTAGATTACTACATCTTCGAGGACGAATAACCCAAAAACAAATGCACAAATTTGAAAAAGAGGCCAAGTTACAG GGCAAGGGTTCTTTTGCTTATGCTTGGGCGTTGGATGAAAGTtctgaagaaagagaaagaggaaTAACTATGACAGTGGCTGTTGCTTATTTTGATTCAAAAAAGTATCACGTTGTCGTGCTTGATTCTCCGGGACATAAAGATTTCGTGCCAAACATGATATCTGGTGCAACACAAGCTGATGCTGCAATTCTTGTCATAGATGCCTCACTTGGGGCTTTTGAAGCTGGCATGGACAGTAAGAAGGGGCAAACAAGAGAGCATGCACAACTTATTAGAAGTTTTGGCGTCGACCAAATTATAGTTGCAATTAACAAAATGGATGCTGTCGGTTACTCCAACAATAGGTTTGATTTCATAAGATCAGAACTTGCGGCATTTCTTCGTTCCTGTGGCTTTAAGGATTCCTCAGTCACATGGATTCCATTAAGTGTCATGGAAAATCAAAATTTAGTGTCAGCTCCATCTGATGCCCGTTTATTGTCCTG GTATCATGGACCATGTCTGTTGGATGCAATTGATAGTTTTCAACCTCCCTCAAGAGATTACTCAAAACCTTTACTCATGCCTATTTGTGATGTTACTAAATTATCTTCGGGAGGACAAGTATCAGCCTGCGGTAAATTAGAGGCTGGAGCTATTCGGACTGGCACGAAG gttTTGGTTATGCCATCAGGAGATATAGGGACGGTACGCACCCTAGAGCGTGACTCTCAGGCTTGTTCCGTCGCTAGAGCTGGAGACAATGTGGCTGTTGGTCTAGCAAGCATTGATGGAAGCATCTTGATGGCCGGAGGTGTTCTTTGTCACCCCGACTTTCCAGTTGCTGTTGCAAAACATTTGGAATTGAAGGTGCTCGTCTTAGATTTTGCAACCCCGATTCTGGTTGGCTCTCAA TTGGAATTTCATCTATACCATGCAAAAGAAGCTGCAAGAGTTTCAAAGATAGTATCATTGCTCGATCCAAAAACCGGCAAAGTAACAAAGAAGGCACCTCGTTGTCTCACTCCGAAGCAACAAGCAATAATCGAG GTCGTGTTAAACGGACCGATTTGCGTGGAACAGTTCTCAAACTGTAAAGCTCTCGGAAGGGTGGCTTTGAGAGCAATGGGAAGAACTATTGCTTTAGGTGTCGTAACCAGAATAATCGAGCAACAGGAGTAG
- the LOC136202581 gene encoding uncharacterized protein isoform X3 → MPRKINYGVDYYEDYDDYEDYDNYEDLEENEEAPEAKPAISTLGKWSCPICTYDNDESMSACDVCGVIRTPRAGDYKNTDSKAADSMCKDSGVSVMAKSLFGSLPQCPPQKPVVAQLREDKLKVAEGGYDLLKSFSLNDKSTSASSGMNEKTGATNGRLSFKKLDNDPSLMAKSKQGNQDEITHARNGVAVVRSDSESSVSSSSLMPNSGSNVMGENNCLKDTALRVQSIDEMPKGKHKSIGDGSSSSIGGSFHKLTSELNTISMSDKSRNSSNLNEKKAKSRAQYQPDKWMLPVEADETVTQLNLAIVGHVDSGKSTLTGRLLHLRGRITQKQMHKFEKEAKLQGKGSFAYAWALDESSEERERGITMTVAVAYFDSKKYHVVVLDSPGHKDFVPNMISGATQADAAILVIDASLGAFEAGMDSKKGQTREHAQLIRSFGVDQIIVAINKMDAVGYSNNRFDFIRSELAAFLRSCGFKDSSVTWIPLSVMENQNLVSAPSDARLLSWYHGPCLLDAIDSFQPPSRDYSKPLLMPICDVTKLSSGGQVSACGKLEAGAIRTGTKVLVMPSGDIGTVRTLERDSQACSVARAGDNVAVGLASIDGSILMAGGVLCHPDFPVAVAKHLELKVLVLDFATPILVGSQLEFHLYHAKEAARVSKIVSLLDPKTGKVTKKAPRCLTPKQQAIIEVVLNGPICVEQFSNCKALGRVALRAMGRTIALGVVTRIIEQQE, encoded by the exons ATGCCTCGTAAAATAAACTATGGGGTGGATTACTACGAGGATTATGATGATTATGAAGATTATGACAATTATGAAGATTTAGAGGAAAATG AGGAAGCTCCAGAGGCTAAACCAGCAATTAGTACGCTTGGAAAATGGAGTTGCCCCATTTGCACTTATGACAATGATGAGAGCATGTCTGCATGTGACGTTTGTGGGGTGATTCGTACCCCTAGGGCAGGCGATTACAAGAATACTGATAGTAAAGCTG CTGACAGTATGTGCAAGGATTCTGGAGTATCTGTAATGGCCAAGTCTCTCTTTGGATCATTGCCGCAGTGTCCACCCCAGAAGCCTGTGGTAGCTCAATTGCGGGAAGATAAGTTAAAAGTGGCAGAAGGGGGCTATGATCTTCTCAAGT CATTTTCTCTGAACGACAAATCTACAAGTGCTTCTTCGGGCATGAATGAGAAAACTGGTGCTACTAATGGACGATTAAGTTTTAAAAAGTTGGATAATGATCCTTCATTGATGGCAAAAAGCAAACAAGGAAATCAAGACGAGATAACGCACGCAAGGAATGGAGTAGCTGTTGTGAGGTCAGATTCTGAAAGTTCAGTTAGCTCTTCGTCGTTGATGCCAAATTCTGGATCTAACGTCATGGGTGAGAACAATTGTTTAAAGGATACTGCACTGAGGGTCCAATCAATTGATGAAATGCCAAAAGGAAAACATAAAAGCATTGGTGATGGTAGCTCATCTTCAATTGGGGGTAGTTTTCATAAGCTTACCAGTGAATTGAACACGATTTCCATGTCTGATAAATCTAGAAACTCGAGTAATCTTAACGAGAAAAAAGCCAAGTCACGTGCACAGTATCAACCTGATAAATGGATGCTCCCGGTTgaagcagatgagactgtaacTCAACTGAATCTTGCGATT GTTGGCCATGTCGATTCTGGGAAGTCAACACTGACTGGTAGATTACTACATCTTCGAGGACGAATAACCCAAAAACAAATGCACAAATTTGAAAAAGAGGCCAAGTTACAG GGCAAGGGTTCTTTTGCTTATGCTTGGGCGTTGGATGAAAGTtctgaagaaagagaaagaggaaTAACTATGACAGTGGCTGTTGCTTATTTTGATTCAAAAAAGTATCACGTTGTCGTGCTTGATTCTCCGGGACATAAAGATTTCGTGCCAAACATGATATCTGGTGCAACACAAGCTGATGCTGCAATTCTTGTCATAGATGCCTCACTTGGGGCTTTTGAAGCTGGCATGGACAGTAAGAAGGGGCAAACAAGAGAGCATGCACAACTTATTAGAAGTTTTGGCGTCGACCAAATTATAGTTGCAATTAACAAAATGGATGCTGTCGGTTACTCCAACAATAGGTTTGATTTCATAAGATCAGAACTTGCGGCATTTCTTCGTTCCTGTGGCTTTAAGGATTCCTCAGTCACATGGATTCCATTAAGTGTCATGGAAAATCAAAATTTAGTGTCAGCTCCATCTGATGCCCGTTTATTGTCCTG GTATCATGGACCATGTCTGTTGGATGCAATTGATAGTTTTCAACCTCCCTCAAGAGATTACTCAAAACCTTTACTCATGCCTATTTGTGATGTTACTAAATTATCTTCGGGAGGACAAGTATCAGCCTGCGGTAAATTAGAGGCTGGAGCTATTCGGACTGGCACGAAG gttTTGGTTATGCCATCAGGAGATATAGGGACGGTACGCACCCTAGAGCGTGACTCTCAGGCTTGTTCCGTCGCTAGAGCTGGAGACAATGTGGCTGTTGGTCTAGCAAGCATTGATGGAAGCATCTTGATGGCCGGAGGTGTTCTTTGTCACCCCGACTTTCCAGTTGCTGTTGCAAAACATTTGGAATTGAAGGTGCTCGTCTTAGATTTTGCAACCCCGATTCTGGTTGGCTCTCAA TTGGAATTTCATCTATACCATGCAAAAGAAGCTGCAAGAGTTTCAAAGATAGTATCATTGCTCGATCCAAAAACCGGCAAAGTAACAAAGAAGGCACCTCGTTGTCTCACTCCGAAGCAACAAGCAATAATCGAG GTCGTGTTAAACGGACCGATTTGCGTGGAACAGTTCTCAAACTGTAAAGCTCTCGGAAGGGTGGCTTTGAGAGCAATGGGAAGAACTATTGCTTTAGGTGTCGTAACCAGAATAATCGAGCAACAGGAGTAG
- the LOC136202581 gene encoding uncharacterized protein isoform X1: MPRKINYGVDYYEDYDDYEDYDNYEDLEENEEAPEAKPAISTLGKWSCPICTYDNDESMSACDVCGVIRTPRAGDYKNTDSKAADSMCKDSGVSVMAKSLFGSLPQCPPQKPVVAQLREDKLKVAEGGYDLLKCENFQGNLCEFLKAYSFPSQSAHSQINIDPFKFDVPSPDDLVVSGLHSFKKGARAFSLNDKSTSASSGMNEKTGATNGRLSFKKLDNDPSLMAKSKQGNQDEITHARNGVAVVRSDSESSVSSSSLMPNSGSNVMGENNCLKDTALRVQSIDEMPKGKHKSIGDGSSSSIGGSFHKLTSELNTISMSDKSRNSSNLNEKKAKSRAQYQPDKWMLPVEADETVTQLNLAIVGHVDSGKSTLTGRLLHLRGRITQKQMHKFEKEAKLQGKGSFAYAWALDESSEERERGITMTVAVAYFDSKKYHVVVLDSPGHKDFVPNMISGATQADAAILVIDASLGAFEAGMDSKKGQTREHAQLIRSFGVDQIIVAINKMDAVGYSNNRFDFIRSELAAFLRSCGFKDSSVTWIPLSVMENQNLVSAPSDARLLSWYHGPCLLDAIDSFQPPSRDYSKPLLMPICDVTKLSSGGQVSACGKLEAGAIRTGTKVLVMPSGDIGTVRTLERDSQACSVARAGDNVAVGLASIDGSILMAGGVLCHPDFPVAVAKHLELKVLVLDFATPILVGSQLEFHLYHAKEAARVSKIVSLLDPKTGKVTKKAPRCLTPKQQAIIEVVLNGPICVEQFSNCKALGRVALRAMGRTIALGVVTRIIEQQE, from the exons ATGCCTCGTAAAATAAACTATGGGGTGGATTACTACGAGGATTATGATGATTATGAAGATTATGACAATTATGAAGATTTAGAGGAAAATG AGGAAGCTCCAGAGGCTAAACCAGCAATTAGTACGCTTGGAAAATGGAGTTGCCCCATTTGCACTTATGACAATGATGAGAGCATGTCTGCATGTGACGTTTGTGGGGTGATTCGTACCCCTAGGGCAGGCGATTACAAGAATACTGATAGTAAAGCTG CTGACAGTATGTGCAAGGATTCTGGAGTATCTGTAATGGCCAAGTCTCTCTTTGGATCATTGCCGCAGTGTCCACCCCAGAAGCCTGTGGTAGCTCAATTGCGGGAAGATAAGTTAAAAGTGGCAGAAGGGGGCTATGATCTTCTCAAGTGTGAGAATTTCCAAGGAAATTTATGTGAATTCCTTAAGGCTTATAGTTTTCCTAGCCAATCAGCCCATTCCCAAATTAACATAG ATCCGTTCAAGTTTGATGTTCCATCTCCAGATGATCTAGTGGTAAGTGGATTGCATTCCTTCAAAAAGGGCGCAAGAG CATTTTCTCTGAACGACAAATCTACAAGTGCTTCTTCGGGCATGAATGAGAAAACTGGTGCTACTAATGGACGATTAAGTTTTAAAAAGTTGGATAATGATCCTTCATTGATGGCAAAAAGCAAACAAGGAAATCAAGACGAGATAACGCACGCAAGGAATGGAGTAGCTGTTGTGAGGTCAGATTCTGAAAGTTCAGTTAGCTCTTCGTCGTTGATGCCAAATTCTGGATCTAACGTCATGGGTGAGAACAATTGTTTAAAGGATACTGCACTGAGGGTCCAATCAATTGATGAAATGCCAAAAGGAAAACATAAAAGCATTGGTGATGGTAGCTCATCTTCAATTGGGGGTAGTTTTCATAAGCTTACCAGTGAATTGAACACGATTTCCATGTCTGATAAATCTAGAAACTCGAGTAATCTTAACGAGAAAAAAGCCAAGTCACGTGCACAGTATCAACCTGATAAATGGATGCTCCCGGTTgaagcagatgagactgtaacTCAACTGAATCTTGCGATT GTTGGCCATGTCGATTCTGGGAAGTCAACACTGACTGGTAGATTACTACATCTTCGAGGACGAATAACCCAAAAACAAATGCACAAATTTGAAAAAGAGGCCAAGTTACAG GGCAAGGGTTCTTTTGCTTATGCTTGGGCGTTGGATGAAAGTtctgaagaaagagaaagaggaaTAACTATGACAGTGGCTGTTGCTTATTTTGATTCAAAAAAGTATCACGTTGTCGTGCTTGATTCTCCGGGACATAAAGATTTCGTGCCAAACATGATATCTGGTGCAACACAAGCTGATGCTGCAATTCTTGTCATAGATGCCTCACTTGGGGCTTTTGAAGCTGGCATGGACAGTAAGAAGGGGCAAACAAGAGAGCATGCACAACTTATTAGAAGTTTTGGCGTCGACCAAATTATAGTTGCAATTAACAAAATGGATGCTGTCGGTTACTCCAACAATAGGTTTGATTTCATAAGATCAGAACTTGCGGCATTTCTTCGTTCCTGTGGCTTTAAGGATTCCTCAGTCACATGGATTCCATTAAGTGTCATGGAAAATCAAAATTTAGTGTCAGCTCCATCTGATGCCCGTTTATTGTCCTG GTATCATGGACCATGTCTGTTGGATGCAATTGATAGTTTTCAACCTCCCTCAAGAGATTACTCAAAACCTTTACTCATGCCTATTTGTGATGTTACTAAATTATCTTCGGGAGGACAAGTATCAGCCTGCGGTAAATTAGAGGCTGGAGCTATTCGGACTGGCACGAAG gttTTGGTTATGCCATCAGGAGATATAGGGACGGTACGCACCCTAGAGCGTGACTCTCAGGCTTGTTCCGTCGCTAGAGCTGGAGACAATGTGGCTGTTGGTCTAGCAAGCATTGATGGAAGCATCTTGATGGCCGGAGGTGTTCTTTGTCACCCCGACTTTCCAGTTGCTGTTGCAAAACATTTGGAATTGAAGGTGCTCGTCTTAGATTTTGCAACCCCGATTCTGGTTGGCTCTCAA TTGGAATTTCATCTATACCATGCAAAAGAAGCTGCAAGAGTTTCAAAGATAGTATCATTGCTCGATCCAAAAACCGGCAAAGTAACAAAGAAGGCACCTCGTTGTCTCACTCCGAAGCAACAAGCAATAATCGAG GTCGTGTTAAACGGACCGATTTGCGTGGAACAGTTCTCAAACTGTAAAGCTCTCGGAAGGGTGGCTTTGAGAGCAATGGGAAGAACTATTGCTTTAGGTGTCGTAACCAGAATAATCGAGCAACAGGAGTAG
- the LOC136202581 gene encoding uncharacterized protein isoform X4 translates to MPRKINYGVDYYEDYDDYEDYDNYEDLEENEEAPEAKPAISTLGKWSCPICTYDNDESMSACDVCGVIRTPRAGDYKNTDSKAAFSLNDKSTSASSGMNEKTGATNGRLSFKKLDNDPSLMAKSKQGNQDEITHARNGVAVVRSDSESSVSSSSLMPNSGSNVMGENNCLKDTALRVQSIDEMPKGKHKSIGDGSSSSIGGSFHKLTSELNTISMSDKSRNSSNLNEKKAKSRAQYQPDKWMLPVEADETVTQLNLAIVGHVDSGKSTLTGRLLHLRGRITQKQMHKFEKEAKLQGKGSFAYAWALDESSEERERGITMTVAVAYFDSKKYHVVVLDSPGHKDFVPNMISGATQADAAILVIDASLGAFEAGMDSKKGQTREHAQLIRSFGVDQIIVAINKMDAVGYSNNRFDFIRSELAAFLRSCGFKDSSVTWIPLSVMENQNLVSAPSDARLLSWYHGPCLLDAIDSFQPPSRDYSKPLLMPICDVTKLSSGGQVSACGKLEAGAIRTGTKVLVMPSGDIGTVRTLERDSQACSVARAGDNVAVGLASIDGSILMAGGVLCHPDFPVAVAKHLELKVLVLDFATPILVGSQLEFHLYHAKEAARVSKIVSLLDPKTGKVTKKAPRCLTPKQQAIIEVVLNGPICVEQFSNCKALGRVALRAMGRTIALGVVTRIIEQQE, encoded by the exons ATGCCTCGTAAAATAAACTATGGGGTGGATTACTACGAGGATTATGATGATTATGAAGATTATGACAATTATGAAGATTTAGAGGAAAATG AGGAAGCTCCAGAGGCTAAACCAGCAATTAGTACGCTTGGAAAATGGAGTTGCCCCATTTGCACTTATGACAATGATGAGAGCATGTCTGCATGTGACGTTTGTGGGGTGATTCGTACCCCTAGGGCAGGCGATTACAAGAATACTGATAGTAAAGCTG CATTTTCTCTGAACGACAAATCTACAAGTGCTTCTTCGGGCATGAATGAGAAAACTGGTGCTACTAATGGACGATTAAGTTTTAAAAAGTTGGATAATGATCCTTCATTGATGGCAAAAAGCAAACAAGGAAATCAAGACGAGATAACGCACGCAAGGAATGGAGTAGCTGTTGTGAGGTCAGATTCTGAAAGTTCAGTTAGCTCTTCGTCGTTGATGCCAAATTCTGGATCTAACGTCATGGGTGAGAACAATTGTTTAAAGGATACTGCACTGAGGGTCCAATCAATTGATGAAATGCCAAAAGGAAAACATAAAAGCATTGGTGATGGTAGCTCATCTTCAATTGGGGGTAGTTTTCATAAGCTTACCAGTGAATTGAACACGATTTCCATGTCTGATAAATCTAGAAACTCGAGTAATCTTAACGAGAAAAAAGCCAAGTCACGTGCACAGTATCAACCTGATAAATGGATGCTCCCGGTTgaagcagatgagactgtaacTCAACTGAATCTTGCGATT GTTGGCCATGTCGATTCTGGGAAGTCAACACTGACTGGTAGATTACTACATCTTCGAGGACGAATAACCCAAAAACAAATGCACAAATTTGAAAAAGAGGCCAAGTTACAG GGCAAGGGTTCTTTTGCTTATGCTTGGGCGTTGGATGAAAGTtctgaagaaagagaaagaggaaTAACTATGACAGTGGCTGTTGCTTATTTTGATTCAAAAAAGTATCACGTTGTCGTGCTTGATTCTCCGGGACATAAAGATTTCGTGCCAAACATGATATCTGGTGCAACACAAGCTGATGCTGCAATTCTTGTCATAGATGCCTCACTTGGGGCTTTTGAAGCTGGCATGGACAGTAAGAAGGGGCAAACAAGAGAGCATGCACAACTTATTAGAAGTTTTGGCGTCGACCAAATTATAGTTGCAATTAACAAAATGGATGCTGTCGGTTACTCCAACAATAGGTTTGATTTCATAAGATCAGAACTTGCGGCATTTCTTCGTTCCTGTGGCTTTAAGGATTCCTCAGTCACATGGATTCCATTAAGTGTCATGGAAAATCAAAATTTAGTGTCAGCTCCATCTGATGCCCGTTTATTGTCCTG GTATCATGGACCATGTCTGTTGGATGCAATTGATAGTTTTCAACCTCCCTCAAGAGATTACTCAAAACCTTTACTCATGCCTATTTGTGATGTTACTAAATTATCTTCGGGAGGACAAGTATCAGCCTGCGGTAAATTAGAGGCTGGAGCTATTCGGACTGGCACGAAG gttTTGGTTATGCCATCAGGAGATATAGGGACGGTACGCACCCTAGAGCGTGACTCTCAGGCTTGTTCCGTCGCTAGAGCTGGAGACAATGTGGCTGTTGGTCTAGCAAGCATTGATGGAAGCATCTTGATGGCCGGAGGTGTTCTTTGTCACCCCGACTTTCCAGTTGCTGTTGCAAAACATTTGGAATTGAAGGTGCTCGTCTTAGATTTTGCAACCCCGATTCTGGTTGGCTCTCAA TTGGAATTTCATCTATACCATGCAAAAGAAGCTGCAAGAGTTTCAAAGATAGTATCATTGCTCGATCCAAAAACCGGCAAAGTAACAAAGAAGGCACCTCGTTGTCTCACTCCGAAGCAACAAGCAATAATCGAG GTCGTGTTAAACGGACCGATTTGCGTGGAACAGTTCTCAAACTGTAAAGCTCTCGGAAGGGTGGCTTTGAGAGCAATGGGAAGAACTATTGCTTTAGGTGTCGTAACCAGAATAATCGAGCAACAGGAGTAG